The Arabidopsis thaliana chromosome 5, partial sequence genomic interval ATGCAGATTTCCCTTCTTTTTGCCATGCTTAGCAATATCCGTTTTTGCATTCTTGGTGACCATAGTTTCATCAAGGATTCCGGTACGCTCTTCACTCTTCCTGCTCCATGAATTCCCTAGTTACTGTGTTTAATTAGCTTAAGCCTAGAGATGGTTGTTTCTCCTCTCCAGGAAACATTGCACAATCACAAGTTTAATGATGATGAGTCTTATGATGCTCTCAAAGATTTGTCTGATGACCCTGAATCTAATAAAGTGGCAGAGAGAAATGGAAAAAGTTCTCTCTTGAACAACTGGCCATTAATTTCATCTATCATCGTATACTGCGTCTTTTCACTACATGATATGGCTTACACAGAGGTGAGtagactcttcttcttccacattctTCCTTTGTCTCTATTTTGGcctatgtttaaaattttcagcTTTATTTCTTGGATAGATCTTTTCATTGTGGGCAAACAGTCCGAGGAAATATGGAGGTTTGGGATACTCCACTGCAGATGTTGGTTCTGTTCTTGCCTTTTCAGGTGTGTTTCTACTTCTTAATTCTAACATATTCAATAGAAATGGATTGTTCTAACCTAAAAACCACTGCTTTCTAGGCTTTGGTCTCCTTATCTTTCAGCTTTCGCTCTACTCTTACGCAGAGAGGCTTTTAGGACCTATCATAGTTACACGTATATCTGGGGTAAGCACTATATACTCTGTTGTTCTTACTGCAAAACCTTGTGTTTTCTTTAGTAGGACAGTTCTAATCTTGTGATTGTTTTTGATACTCACAGAGCCTAGCAATGGTCGTCTTATCATGTTACCCACTAATAGCAAAGTTATCTGGTTTAGCCCTTACCGTGACTGTAACTTCTGCATCCGTAGCAAAGAGTGTTTTAGGTGTAAGTTTCTGATAACCTTAATAAGAAGAATGTGTAAGTAAGACTTTAGTTTATATTCTCAACattgtgtatgtgtgtgtgtgtagaCTTCTGCTATAACTGGATTATTCATCCTTCAAAACAAGGCTGTGGTAagtatttttacaaaacattgATTCGTTTTAGTATTTAGTTAGGTGAAGAAACCGGCAATAATTAGAACCTctttaacaataataatagaGACAAGACCAAAGAGGAGCAGCTAATGGAATTGCCATGACAGCGATGTCTCTTTTCAAAGCCATAGGTCCAGCAGCAGCAGGAATCATGTATGCAACTTCTTCTACCTCCTTCTTTACATTAAATATGCttcaacattttgttataaaacaaacaacaagaacaacatgAACTTGTTGGTTTATCGAATtctcagttttgttttgcGCTTAACAACGGTTTGTTGACAGTTTTTCGTGGAGCGAGAAACGTCAGGGTGCTGCTTTTCTCCCTGGTAATGTTAATCCTAATTCATGTTCATGTCCATGTCCATGTCCATCTCTTAACTAGCTATATATAAGTTGAGAATTCAAACTTGAGCAAGTGAGACTAAAAGATGGTGATCAATGTGCAGGCACCCAAATGGTATTCTTTATACTGAATGTGGTTTTGGCACTTGGAGTTGTATTGACATTCAAACCATTTCTAGCTGAAACACAACAgtagaaaatgatgaagatttTGATGGTATTCAAATTACATAATCAGAATgtattgtataatatatagatttgtatGTCTGATCCAAAGTTAGATTAGAAAAATggcaagagaaaaagaaaaaaaacttgttagaATTGTTGTCATCATCCTTTGTATGTTATAGGACAAGTTGTTcacaaaattttgtctaatGTGTCAGAACCATTGTAAGAAGGAttcaataatgttttttgtaCATGATGTTTCGCGAATAATATTGACAAGTCGTCAAATCCTATCCTGAGATTcctgaatcttcttcttatacgGAACTCAATCACCATGAAACAACAAATCGCAACCGTCCATCTCTGGAGACGTGTCGCTTCTTGACGTTGTTGTAGCTTACACGTCAATACAGAAGATAAcgatctcctcctccttctcaacaacaacaatcttcACGTGTGTTTTTTCCAACAATACATGCAGATGAAAGTGGAACAAAAACGCAGACTTTATGGAAGAGACTGGAGAGTGTGGCTACACGCGCTGAGAGATCTGCACATGTCATATCTTTTGGTGGAGTCTACTTTTGTACTACTACCCATTGAAACGTTACTGACTTCGTTGCTAcgaccaaaattaaaaagtaaatcaaaaggttaaacaaaagaaaagaaacagtaACATCCTCTCTCACACACCAATCACACAAATAACgtaatcaaaaattattacgacttttaaaagaagaaactttatttTGCCAAACATTCTAAAGACGACAGATAGACGACCGCCGTCGCCGGAAAGTGACGTCACCAAACCTGTCAATGGGTGCAACAGAGCCCGTATGTTATCTCTGTCCGAATCTGCTGCATTTCTCTTTCTGTTGTTGCTGAATAAACTTATTAACGATCAGTTTCGTTTTGTTGTTGCGTAAAGGCGGtggtggagagagagaggaaagaaaaatcagagaagcaaagagaagTCAAGGCAGTGGAAGagggaggaggagaagaagaatcaaaggaTAAAGATGAAATAAGTCATCATAGATTTTTGGCGAGCTTGAACAGATTAAACCCAACTAACCCTCTTAGGATCATTGTTAATGGCGGCTCTAGATTCACTACTCCTCCGCCTCCTAATCTCGCCCAACCACTCCGATCTTCCTCTAGACAGcctcctccgccgccaccACGGCCGCAGACGCCTCCTACTTTCGTGCCAGAAGAAACTCAGCCACAGACTCCTCCGCCGCCAAATCAACATCAAACTCGTTCCATCTTCACACCTACCCCTCAAGTAATTTCCTTTCTACTTTGCATTTCTGTCgaaaagttttcatttttaccaAGGAAATTGATAGACTTTTAGGCCTAAAATTTGTACTctttattgaaattttttggtgGGTTTGTTTGAAATTAGTTAGGATCTCTAAGTTGGTAAGTTAAAGTTTCCAAATTTATGTTTGGCTGCAGCAAACGTTGGCATCATTGAATTCAACAAAGTACACAAACAAGTTCTTTCTGCTGCTCTTCATCTTTCACAAGGTTGTGGCTATTGGGTTTGTAGGCTTCCTTGTCTTCAGAGGCGTTCAAGGTCTAATTGGATCAAATGGTAGCGtcaaaaggaaagagaaaaagatccTCAGATTCTTACTTCCACAAGTCGAAGCTGCATC includes:
- the ZIFL1 gene encoding zinc induced facilitator-like 1 (zinc induced facilitator-like 1 (ZIFL1); FUNCTIONS IN: tetracycline:hydrogen antiporter activity; INVOLVED IN: response to karrikin; LOCATED IN: integral to membrane; EXPRESSED IN: 24 plant structures; EXPRESSED DURING: 15 growth stages; CONTAINS InterPro DOMAIN/s: Major facilitator superfamily (InterPro:IPR020846), Tetracycline resistance protein, TetA (InterPro:IPR001958), Major facilitator superfamily MFS-1 (InterPro:IPR011701), Major facilitator superfamily, general substrate transporter (InterPro:IPR016196); BEST Arabidopsis thaliana protein match is: zinc induced facilitator 1 (TAIR:AT5G13740.1); Has 14029 Blast hits to 13852 proteins in 2396 species: Archae - 230; Bacteria - 10365; Metazoa - 433; Fungi - 1573; Plants - 330; Viruses - 0; Other Eukaryotes - 1098 (source: NCBI BLink).), with protein sequence MLGRAFTSVAWGLVADRYGRKPVILIGTASVVVFNTLFGLSLNFWMAIITRFCLGSFNGLLGPIKAYAMEIFRDEYQGLALSAVSTAWGIGLIIGPAIGGFLAQPAKQYPSLFSQDSIFGKFPFFLPCLAISVFAFLVTIVSSRIPETLHNHKFNDDESYDALKDLSDDPESNKVAERNGKSSLLNNWPLISSIIVYCVFSLHDMAYTEIFSLWANSPRKYGGLGYSTADVGSVLAFSGFGLLIFQLSLYSYAERLLGPIIVTRISGSLAMVVLSCYPLIAKLSGLALTVTVTSASVAKSVLGTSAITGLFILQNKAVRQDQRGAANGIAMTAMSLFKAIGPAAAGIIFSWSEKRQGAAFLPGTQMVFFILNVVLALGVVLTFKPFLAETQQ
- the ZIFL1 gene encoding zinc induced facilitator-like 1 (zinc induced facilitator-like 1 (ZIFL1); FUNCTIONS IN: tetracycline:hydrogen antiporter activity; INVOLVED IN: response to karrikin; LOCATED IN: integral to membrane; EXPRESSED IN: 24 plant structures; EXPRESSED DURING: 15 growth stages; CONTAINS InterPro DOMAIN/s: Major facilitator superfamily (InterPro:IPR020846), Tetracycline resistance protein, TetA (InterPro:IPR001958), Major facilitator superfamily MFS-1 (InterPro:IPR011701), Major facilitator superfamily, general substrate transporter (InterPro:IPR016196); BEST Arabidopsis thaliana protein match is: zinc induced facilitator 1 (TAIR:AT5G13740.1); Has 19294 Blast hits to 18859 proteins in 2587 species: Archae - 361; Bacteria - 14367; Metazoa - 620; Fungi - 2172; Plants - 389; Viruses - 0; Other Eukaryotes - 1385 (source: NCBI BLink).), which produces MAEEYAECLLEKNFHEDCSGCKVDQMKRLRRGFPFWELFTVWIIVLCTALPISSLFPFLYFMIDDFNIAKKEEDIGFYAGFVGCSFMLGRAFTSVAWGLVADRYGRKPVILIGTASVVVFNTLFGLSLNFWMAIITRFCLGSFNGLLGPIKAYAMEIFRDEYQGLALSAVSTAWGIGLIIGPAIGGFLAQPAKQYPSLFSQDSIFGKFPFFLPCLAISVFAFLVTIVSSRIPETLHNHKFNDDESYDALKDLSDDPESNKVAERNGKSSLLNNWPLISSIIVYCVFSLHDMAYTEIFSLWANSPRKYGGLGYSTADVGSVLAFSGFGLLIFQLSLYSYAERLLGPIIVTRISGSLAMVVLSCYPLIAKLSGLALTVTVTSASVAKSVLGTSAITGLFILQNKAVRQDQRGAANGIAMTAMSLFKAIGPAAAGIIFSWSEKRQGAAFLPGTQMVFFILNVVLALGVVLTFKPFLAETQQ